TTGTAATGAACGGCTTTTCTCATTCTAAAAAGTGAGGCAgtcagatgatttgtttatgatGACCTTTCTCAAGGGAAAAAGACTAATTTAATGAAATATGAGTGTGTGTAGCTTTCGGTACTATTGACTGCACTGGTATCGCTTATTTTAACGTAGGACTACgtattcgttttctttatagaagTGCGGGATCAAAGTACGTGAAATAAAACCTTGCAAACAGAGGTCAGATCGCATAGATTCGTGCAGATAGAACCATATATTTTAGATTTGagattttgatattattaataacgaacaaTGTGTAATTTTTTCCTGTATACCAAACCGTTCTGATAGTTTCCATTAACAGCGACGACAATTTCGTATACAGAAGACAACTTTGCATTTTGCAAAGCTTGAACGCGATTACTGAGCCTTCAATAATCTTTGTAATCCAAATTAGTATTAATCCGACTCGCGTTGTGTGCGGTGCATTAACGGTGACGTGGTAAAGAATTCTGTGCTCATCAGCAAATGGATCATCTGTAGATTTtgggtttttaatttttatcggATCAACTTGTCCGTACAAGTGCTCGTACAAAAAGTCTCACCACCTCTTACCATGAACATGAACAAACTAACGGTACTTTTCAGGAaattaaaaattctgaaaaaatttaTAGAAAGTGGAACAGAAAAGATAGCTGCTACCCAAATGCTCAAAacagcacggaaagaccgaaattagcattttggcgaaaaaattagttgattttctgattttagttagttattttttgagacaactaaaaaaatcttacttttgctaatttagattttttaattctgattctcttaataataataaaatatttgttgaaatggctatttttttagttgaattcaccaattaatagtgctgtcattttttagctaaggcacgcttcatatccattcaactaattttttagttgaattggagaaataaaacgttgttttcaaccaacataaatggttgaattggtttttgcaattagcagctatatggcgctcgttaacaccgtaatgactactagccactagatggcacactactaccgaaaaaaatttcagtcgcggttatcttttctatatttgcaggtataaatacgatgttgtattggagaaaaagacataagcgaaacataaacttctttttgaaaaattttacttctaaatcgctgttttcttcattcgacttcgcgaaatcgactctctcactgaaaactttgagcactcggaaaacaaaaaccgaatacaagtagtacttcggacggcgtagcccggaatgagaagatacaaaaaaaacatcatttgacgtgtacaattagagtgcaacattcgaaactcacttcactgtttcgcgtaaaaacattattacccacaatcgcttcaactgcgcacaaattctaaataaatacactttccactaacagtttacgtcatttttacatatcggtttagaaatttatataaagatatatcgtaacacatgcgaaaaacatctaaacaatttgcgagcagtttcaacaagactgtcccttttagctttttaatggattgttttgctttgacactactgtccttcagtaatgacggtgatagataaatagaatcaaagtttctgattttaataacgaaattagttgtcaatgagaatttcgtgttggattgaaatattgctggtttgtgtccagaatattcgccaactaaacacattctctaaaaataagagtttttttcagcacagtaaattctaaattttaactaattttctagttattttggaaattttgttgttaaaatcaactaattcaaaaacagtaatacgaattaggcgcagagctaatttcggtcgttccgtgaggaattaacacatggatcaataagtcccgagactaacaatggaaacaacattttttttgcaaattttttttttattcatcaacataatcagcttttacggtgatacaatggttcctacgtttttccaatttttcaataccatgtttataaaaaaatttatccttcgcttcaaaataagcttcattttcagcgatgacctcctgatttgagccaaatatttttccctggagcattttcttAAGattagcaaagagccagtagtcactgggggctaaatctggcgagtatgggggatgGGGAAGcaaatcaaagcccaattcgttcaattccgccattgttttcatcgacatgtggcagggtgactcgttgctgtttttgttccatcgaaagcaatcgcggcacccacttggaagaacctttttcatgctcaatttttcatgaaggatagtaaatacacttccatatgatatctgtgtcatctcagcaatttcacgaagcttcactttacgatctttcattataatttttgtcacttcactcacattttccggtgtaacggcttccacaggtctacccgagcgttccgcgtcatttgtgtcggtgcaaccacgtttaaactcggcgaaccaccgacatatcgttgcttttgatggacaagagtccggataacatttttcaatccattgtttcgcttgcacggtgtttttacccattaaaaaacaatgctttatcaaaacacgaaactcggttttttccattttttaaacaaactacaaaacgactttactccaacctcgataactcagctgtttctgatcggatcgacttaaaattttgacccgtttcaagcaaaggttagtactctagaaagacgtggttactggtttactacgagcgccatttctgctttagtctcaggacttattgatccatgtgttaacatTGATTTCGACAAcagttgtgtagtcctacgtcaacagttcgaacagtCTTAAAGGACTATCCCTTGTAGTGTTTCATGCTATGCACATGCCACATTATTAGATCCATGCTGAAAAATTCAGCATTTATTTATGTTACTTACACCGATGAAAAAATGGTTCTAAAATCTCGGTTCACCATGCAACTGTTTTAAACGTTTATCAACATTTTTAGAAATCATAAAAGTTGTCATTCTTGACTGGTCGAGACATGTATCCAATAAATAATGTTTGGGACTTTACGAAATGTGAAGTTTCTAAGCATACTCCGAAAACCAAGCAGTATCTGATTCGTGTACAtaataaaatctgaaaaaataacgAGGAGATAAAAGAAAAGATTGAGAATTGCATTTAAATATACCTCGTCGTTTAGCAACCGTGTTTGGCTGTTAAATAAGGTCATACAAAATTGTGAATTCCATTCCCTGACCATATTATTAGACCCATGTTGAAAATTACTTTTTGGTCAGTTTTAACACATCAAGCTTAATATTAGACAGTGATAAATAAATTATGAGAAAAGTCGTATTAGttctttttttaaacaattatttACAGTAGGTTAAAGCATTCGTTTTATTACAAATATCGAAcgatattttactaaattaaaaATTTCGTATGACCACATTTAGCATCCAGCACGGCTGCTGTACGACGAGGCATATTGTCTCTGGCATATTCTCAATCTTTTTTTCATGTCGCTCCTTCATTTTCCCAGGTTTCTTTACGTACTTGAATCAAATCCTGTTTCACATTCTAGAAGCGCACATATTTCAATACGATTAATTAAAATTCTTATTTTaaccgggagcgggtcatttcgccgaaattcgTTTTGCCgagtaggtcatttcgccgaaagtcgttttactgaaagggtcatttcgccgaaagagtcatttcgccgaaataaCCATTTTGCCGaacgggtaatttcgccgacccgccgtacaaacctgtaaccgcctcgtttgcccggtctactcagagCTAGGTctctagttaggtccgaacgagcggtagcgaggtctgaCAGCACATGaatcaaaacgatgtggcgtagccacattagatattttttctatttcacttaataaacggaaaataccacaccctttcggtgaaatggcattcggtgaaacggctttcggggaaatggctttcgatgaaatgaccctgatccattttAACCTATACATTCGCGATAAATATGAAAACGCGCATTTTTTCTTTGATTCATTCGAATAACTTTAATGTTTACTGTAAAGTAGGATTTAAACTTTCTTCAATTTTGAATCCTTtcgaagtattattattattatatcgtttatttatacccggttttaacctagttacggtcgttcaccgggtttgtatcgagttttgggggggggggggggcttagGTTTTAGAGTGGGAGGGGGGTGGGGCAAAGGCTGCTTATGTTGGGGGAGTAGGGTGTTTACAGTGGTACATTACAATTTACAATTCTGTATACATTTCATGAGGGGTATTCTTGTAGTTGTAGGTCCTGGTCGGTTTCCGCTTCGGCCGCGGGGAGGTCCTGGTCGGCATTCCAGTGGGACATCAGCTGACGTCCTTTCGAAGTAGATTTAacgaaagttgttgatttttcattttgtttaatAGATTTTATGgaaaatggtccacttggctggAATATGATCTTAGTTCCGAATATGTTTTCAATGGGACTTTTTGGAGTTTGCAGTCTCAATGCGAGATTTATGACGTAACACTCAAGACTGCCACAGGTATTTACTAGaagtaaaaatgttacttgggatgttTTAACAGAAAAATAACATAATGTATGTTCGTCTTCAAGGTGTTCGTTAAACATTTTTTAGGggcgaatatttttgagttcgcctCTGGCACCAGTAACGCTCGCTACGGCTGTTAAGCTTACCAGTGTATTTTAGAAGCTGATAAGAGCTTGATTCAGTTGCGTTTCAAGTGTGCatcatttctttaaaaaaacggGCTGCTTATAATACTACTCAAGAGTATCATAAGCTGCGTGAGCCAAATCACTACCTTTTATCCGACTTTTTGGATAGTTGGGTAGTTTTTGTCATTGATTGAAgttatcctttttgcagtttcagttcAGGGTTTACCGTAGCGAGCAGGTTGTTCATAAAACAGAAATGGAATCAGCTGAATCTCGTAGGTTACCAACTATTTACAAGGATACCTCCCACCTTGACCATAAAAgacgtaagatggaattgccttttgACGGAAATAATTTTTCCGTGCCGCGACATAGTTTTTCGTACTTAATGATCCCTGATGTGCAAGGGAAGGTCATGTACAATTGATAGATTTAATTGTAGTAAACGGGGGAATAAAAACTATAAGGGATTGCTCTAGAAAACAAAAATCCAATCAATCAGTCACAAATTCTATACTTAATACCATGGAAGTCGTTATGAACTGTCTTTTGTTTTCCTGAGTCAATGGCCTTCCTAACAGGTTCCGCACTCATCATGTTTTGCCATTTGTTTCTGCAATTGCAATAGATTCTCTATTCACGTCAACGCTAGATTTATTCGAGTCGCCACTCTTCTCTCCTTGAATCAATTCCGTTAAAGCTACGCGTGTTGGTATTTCAACGAAAATGCATAGCAAAGTACCAAATACAATCGTCAACATCTGAACCTGCATCATGTAATCGAACTAGAACAAAACAACGAAGATTAAAACAATGTCGCAATccttactcagctcagctcatgTCAACTGGATACTTACCACACCTCGAACACTGTAGTAGATCGGCTGTTTGACCGAACCGACGACCTGCAGTATTATGGAAAAGTGGATCAGATAGAAACTGTAGCACAGTTTTCCCAACACCACGAAAATCGGATGACTGAAGAAGCTCCGAAAGCGCGATTGTTGCGGTAGCAGTGCTGTTTGAAGTTGTATCACCGTAGACAACACTCCCCAGTTATACTTGAAGCCAGTGGCATAGATCGCAGACAAAATGGGATGCAGTGTGTCCTGGTTCCGAACAACCCAGCTGACACTGAATATGGCGAAGAACTGCATCATCAGCAAAGTGTAAAACACGAGTTTGAAGAACCGAGAGTTCAGCACTTCCTGACGAGATTCTCGATATCGATGATAGAGAAATCCGGCGAGAATTCCAGCGAAGTACACGGTGATGTTCGTGTAGAAAGGTTGGTACAGCAGGAAGTAGCGATGTCCAAAGTTGTACCAAGGACTCAACTTCAGATCTTCGGTCATTACCGGTGGTATGGAACGAACATACACGATTAAGGTTACGAATCCTAGTCCCCATATAGAGATGGCAGCAAACACATACTTCTTAAGGACTGGCCACCGCCAGATCAGCATAAGTGCACCGATGGAAAATGCGTACAGCTGCAGATCGGTGGCAAGGTACCACATTTGGATAAGACACTGGAAATATTTAATTCACTCGGTATATTCAAGTGCGAAGATTGAAGCTTGTGTATTACTCACCGGTTGATCAGTGTGCAGGAAGTTGTTGATGAAGAGAAGGTTGATCCACCATATCTGTCGACACTTGTCTCGTGTGGCCCCAATGAAATGCTGTCCGACAGGACCGCCCTGGAAACGACGATTAATCGATACTTCCAAAAGCATAATAAACAGATAGGCCGGAACCAAGCGAATTATTCTCGCTACGAGACGATCCCAGAAATAGTTTATGCTAAAGTTGGGATTTTTTCGGGTGTGTTCAAGGAAGTTCACAGCCAGCAACATTCCGGATATAGACAGGAAAGTTTGAACGTAGTTCTGGAAATCAGCCACATAGGTAATCGCCGCCGGATTACTCAGCATCTGTTCTATTGATTCTGGGTTGACCGTCGGAGCTTTTATCACACCAACAATCACATGCAACAGGATGACGCGGTATATTTGAACGAACCGAAATGATTCGAGAAACTGTAGCTCCTTGCGGATCGCGCTATTCACAGGACTTTTGAGGTGACGAATATTGCGCGGCACTGAAAATGAAGTTAGCAGACGTTCGCGTCTGGTTGTATGACTTCTGGAAAAGTAACTCTTCGGAAAACGTTGGTCCTTCTGTATCCGAAGATCTGCCCAGGTTGAGAAACACACGAACACCAGGAGTTGGCCGAAAATGATGCAGAATAGAATCTCCATGTAGTCTAGAAGTGACAGGATCTCATGATAAAAAGGGCTTtctcttaaaaaacaaaaagtgaTTACTTTACCATAGGAAGGGTGTGCTGTAGCCTCGCTGTAGCAATGAACGATTTCAATATTCGTGCCGGCTCGAATATTATAATGCTTTTCCAATTTCAAATTGATGCAGGACCTGAACAGGTCGACGTAGGTGTCGTCTTCGTCGTAACCACTGGCATCGGAAAGCTGAACACCTTGCGAGAAGCGTTCACAGTCCGGAACACATATTCCTCGTTCTTGAATCCGACGATCATAGCGGAATGGATGTTCAGAATAACTCTACGAAGATAAGAAAAGTAAACCGTTAGAAAAATGTTCCACCGATGAGAACCACAATTACCGACACTCAAATTTTTCCACAAAAGTGATTCATCATCCGGACTAAAGTGAGCTCGAACGATGCAGTATAGGTACTTATCACGATAAGTTCTCCGACATTCCTCGAAATCATCGTAATCAtacaacttcggaaatccatgaACGGTTTTTActgcaaaatttaaattttactctTATTTCTGTTACTTGTTTCTTACGGCCGATCTTACGGTCATAGCTCCAATCTTCGTAAGCGATCACTACTTCACTTATATGAGATAAAGCAAACACCCAAAAAATGGTACGACTTATCATGTTTAGCCCTTTTCTCCTAGAAGGTCAAACCTGGATCCGTCGATCAGCACACTTTAAGGGGTTGTGGGTTTAAAACAGAAGAACCAAAAACTCAGCTACAAGTCATGACTTTCAGTTCAAATATTCTAAGCACCGCCCTCCAGCAAAAGTAGATCTATTCGACATGAAAATTCAACAGACACTGGTACGACGGTCACCAGTTCGTGGCTAAAACCTAAATGTCTCCAATAAAATATTCTTTTGAATGAACCCAAAATTTACGAGATTCGTCTGCAAAAATAGAATCCAAAATGCTAATCATCGATTTCTCGGTAGGTTAAAAAACCGGTTGACCCGAACGTGGTGAACGCGAACAGCTTTGGGATCAGCGAGTGATAATACAAGCAAAGAAAATTGTCACGCTGGTTTCAGGATGACATAAATCATGACACCTGAAAACGTAATAATATGGTTCTTATCCAGTGAAGGACTGTGATGATCTTGAAAATCGATCGTTTATGGTAAAGGCAGAAAAGGATAGCGCAAACCGGTGGGATAGAGAGAAATTTACTAGGGGTGTGTCCCCAAGCAGCTTAACAAATGCGTATCGAAATCGTTCGATACGGTTTCTGCCCGGgttcaatattttgaaacacGGGAATTTTTTCGACATTGCAGTCATCTAAAATATCAAACATCACGGGAGAAGAGCTGGCATCACTGGAAGAACGATGCAGTGACTAATGTCaagcaaacacttttcacgaaactgtgttggtttcgcacttagcaacggggatttgagccaacctgatataaaaaaccaggctcgaaactgactcgattttcagttcaacaacgttgaaactaggttcgaaactagcttcgaacaaaaatggtttgacagcagttttggtggaaactggattaggtttggcatcaagcgaataCGACATAAGTGATGCTCTAAAAAAGGTTTAATTTCAAGGTTTTATCAAACAAGCAGAAAAGTCCTGATTGTTTAAAAATCAAATGTAAATCAATTGATtgataatttgtgtattacgtacattttatttggtacgtatgtcatagatctatgtatttactagctgacccgtcgaacttcgtctctcccaaaaatcatttgttcgaatttatgttttcggacagccgaATTAgtaaacgactaagtggttaacgtttgtctccattatttttctgattacttaactacaaccaacggaattcgacacacgtgCGCTTTAGCTTAAAAAagcaatatcaccaaaaattaatgtgaaattgtgaaatacttctgttaagaaaaaaatgagcacatgcacagattgtcatcccatcttttgagtcaataaagaatctctctataatggcttcgacataataGATATAAGGTATCAcgctttctcttccagatgtgattcttgctttcggtgATAAATAAAACAGCTCACTAacctgaattttgtattgataaacttaacacatacatactaagcattctgaacagtccgttttaaggaactactcatacattttttttgtttctattattatatatttaacatcaatgtcattcacctcttcgggccagaaaaactttctgaccctatgtgcggggttgggaatcgaacccaggcgggcagcgtgaaaggcatcgacttacccatcacgctatacccgtccccgactactcatacttgaatgttcgcccgacgcaacagaataaACTTTGAAACAGTTCCTTGTGcagtttttaagcagcgagaaagttttcttggaacttgttctgtatattcaagttgccaaaaagtgccacgcgtacttttGGGCTCTAATAAGGTGGATATTGTTCAGGTATTGATCTtatcaatttgaacattcttctcagaatattaaatataaaatagCAGTATAAATTCATTATGATAATAatattgaacattgatatctaattgccacttattgtgtgcgctaaatcattagaaagcaaaaaGCAAGGAAAATCTTTTAGTTTgacattagcgcttctacagaacaATCTTTCCATTgattcatttgaaaattttctgatttgttaaactcgcgctcacaatgaccaatattatttatctaactccattacacataatccatcaactggtaaacgatatcagagcTTTTTCCCTTGCCTAAAGCGgttttcttatgcattccgttattgagtcatttgtcaagcaataattttgatatccaattaagcacgtggctcgaaatgacaaataacatgaatcaagtatgcacGTGAAATCTCTACACAAAACTATtagttgcgcgccaaacgattttttcaacgatctagttttcttttcttcgacggcccaacacttatgcaactcgttatgcgccaaacacctatcaatgatctagcaatcattgacgactttttcaacggaaaattcaatTGTCcgtacaaaacaattttatggatttttcacaCTTTACCGGCAAGTTTTCCTGATTTTGTTGacgtacgaacccggtgggggtgaaaactgatcaaacaaaaaaataatcatgtaaatccgtccatccgttttcACGTGATGTgagtacaaagaatgatctctgcatttttatatatatatatatatatatatatatatatatatatatatatatatatatatatatatatatatatatatatatatatatatatatatatatatatatatatatatatatatatatatatatatatatatatatatatatatatatatatatagatatatgcagtgcaaccagtttatcaaaatggcttgcacgattgagtttcaaacaatctgttttaacaataatttattctcaaatgtaaACACTCACTTTTTGAATGAaacatcagttttgatcaatttttcaccaacgtttgatggaaaatagcttaaattttatgaatgtagattttaattccatagtaaaaaagttagcaccactgcttcaatggattTATATTGAatcgcgctacacaaaataaacaaaactaaatattttctgttaaaaaagcagttttccggaaaaaataaatagttttgcgACAAACTGCCATAtcaattgcctttcgcgtggtaaattaaaggttcctactTTTCGGGATTACTAATATAAGGTACGTAAATTTTTATTTCCCAATCATTTTTGCCGgagaaaatccatataggaatgtcgTTGTTGCTAATCAATTGTGTTAGTGGTagaaagctgaaactgaaataatatttctcgagcagttttcaatTTTCAGTATTGGATTCCAGTGCATCACAAGATCTAGACGGCCGATTGACGGGCCCAAAACGTCGGATAAtctgttcaccgaaggcggctctcaatttggttattgtttcgcgtgccgtgtgggatgtagtaccgtcttgttgaaaccacgcacttaaaaccaattctcgagctcggtaaaGTAAAATGCCGAGACATATCGCACGGATAACtcgaaattacaatattgcaattgttgtttcatgccctggttgtttcaattcaaatgttgttgatttaactaacacatCTGTTAATTTTGTCATAATCATTCAAGTAAACGAAATTGCTGTATTCAAATGATGTCACTTGGTGTGGAACGAAGACGGCAAAACACAGAACAAAAATCTGCATCATAtcaccagaaacgtttcatattgaaaatttttaatgacaaatgaacgtcatttatgtcagcTACGTAGTGGGCGTTTCATgtgagtgaaagtatgcagaagaatataagagttaattgtaaaacaagttttcggtGGTTAATatcgatattcctacagtataaatgttttaatttcatctgcgagtaatgtattttctgacatTTCTtgttaatcgaaattaaaaacgcctatcgcttaaaaatttgctgctaaagtgaagtggtctatttgtattttcttgaaagtgcatctgtagcatcaggcttatcagcaacattcttgaaaacggaatcaaaAAAGCTTTTCCTGTGGAGGAAAAATTTATTAATGTCCTGTTAACATTTTACTGGTCAAGATCTTAGAAATCGTAGGAATCGTAATCTTTTATTGTATTTCTATATcatctgtgagtttagtgataaagctaaAAGTAGCTACTTAGGCTAAATTTCGTTAACAATTAAATTAAGCCCCCCGAAGATGCTAGTctctcaaaaatatttattgcaattggcgtcttaagtataaataactgaataattggttaaaacaactgagacattttttgctcTCATGCATACAGGTTACTTTCCTGGGATTGTGTCATTgttcagttgcacgagtgacacctcattgaaacgtatCATTTTCCGCttagggtgtatgtcattgctcaacagtaacgtttcattactcgtttgtggtgcgtgtttTTGCTGGGTGTCATCGAtaaactgccagcacgataaatcagtttagttaaaacaatagtcgattagttgtaccaaattttaaccaatcaaattcagaaaaacaactaacattttagttgttttgcgatcgctggcttttgcgTTGAGCAATTCCAAAAATGAACAGTAGGCTGGCAAAATCAAGATCTATTTTTTAGATAATGTTAAAACTTTGAACacatcttcagtatggcaaaccgttACATTTCCACGGATAGAGAGATTGATTCGACTtattaatttcttcaaaccgtTGTAACTCGAAAACTGTTACTtgtactcactcactcacttcactgttccacgcgataaacattgttttttacattcaaatcaaataagcaCAAATTCTGCACAAAAAaatctttccactaagagttttcgGCATTTTTAGATAtcggtataaaaatttcatatcatATATCATGTAAAAAACCATCAATACAATTTGCAAGCCATTTCAACTAGACTAtcctttttagatttttaatgaATCGTGTTGCTTTGACACTTATCATGAGTTTTtaactaataaacttgttattaaaaccattttcatttttgctttctttgtgctgtctttgaGCAGTAATGGTGACAGACAGCGTCAATTTTTATGATTTCAACCCCAAAATTATTTAGTAATGaaattttcgtgttggattTAAATTTTGGTGGCTTATGTCCACAATATTTTCCAACTAATtacattctctaaaaacaaaAGCTttgttcagcaaagtaaattttgaattttaactaatttattagttttttttgcaattgtgatgttaaaaacaactatttcaaaaacagtaaaatgaattagacgcagagctaatttcggtcgttccgtgcaatgactttacgtctgctcaacgGATTAAGTTAATCCGCGAGGTGACATTAGCagtccaacataatctgctaatgcactgaatgcgaaacgtaaaactaatacccAGGAAGCTAACGGAAGTTTCGTCATCCATCAGGATGCAATCCGGATTGATAAACAACTTTGTGTATAGTTTCCGGATGCTGTTTCGCTTTTCATTTCGGTGTGGGGCTTTTGTTTGGTAAACTTGTAACCCAACACGCCTCATGGTTTTCCGAACAAAAAAAACGACTGACTGTTTAGCGACATCTCGAATTGTTGCACCTCTTGCACTGTGGCACCACTTTTCAGATTGTTTTACTGTTCTAGTATGACCACTTCTTTCATTCTTTTTGGGTATTCAGATGCTCTTTGAAGGTTCTTATCACACGAGAAACAGCTGTATTTGCAGCTGTTGTTGTTTCAATGATTTGACTAGAACTGCAATTTACGCTATCAATTTAcgagattttctttttcatcCTATTCTTGCAAGGCCCCTCTTTGAAGATACATAAGCCTCTACCACAGCTCCACAATCAACATCAATAGTATTAATGTCCTCCGGAAAGCCATGAAACATATGAAACTGTTTTCCTGTGCGCCG
This genomic window from Malaya genurostris strain Urasoe2022 chromosome 1, Malgen_1.1, whole genome shotgun sequence contains:
- the LOC131425883 gene encoding nose resistant to fluoxetine protein 6-like, with amino-acid sequence MTVRSALYDYDDFEECRRTYRDKYLYCIVRAHFSPDDESLLWKNLSSYSEHPFRYDRRIQERGICVPDCERFSQGVQLSDASGYDEDDTYVDLFRSCINLKLEKHYNIRAGTNIEIVHCYSEATAHPSYDYMEILFCIIFGQLLVFVCFSTWADLRIQKDQRFPKSYFSRSHTTRRERLLTSFSVPRNIRHLKSPVNSAIRKELQFLESFRFVQIYRVILLHVIVGVIKAPTVNPESIEQMLSNPAAITYVADFQNYVQTFLSISGMLLAVNFLEHTRKNPNFSINYFWDRLVARIIRLVPAYLFIMLLEVSINRRFQGGPVGQHFIGATRDKCRQIWWINLLFINNFLHTDQPCLIQMWYLATDLQLYAFSIGALMLIWRWPVLKKYVFAAISIWGLGFVTLIVYVRSIPPVMTEDLKLSPWYNFGHRYFLLYQPFYTNITVYFAGILAGFLYHRYRESRQEVLNSRFFKLVFYTLLMMQFFAIFSVSWVVRNQDTLHPILSAIYATGFKYNWGVLSTVIQLQTALLPQQSRFRSFFSHPIFVVLGKLCYSFYLIHFSIILQVVGSVKQPIYYSVRGVVSIQLT